The following proteins come from a genomic window of Pirellula staleyi DSM 6068:
- a CDS encoding Tex-like N-terminal domain-containing protein: MNQPHRIDLALVARDLHLPVDKIERTVSLLDDGNTVPFITRYRKDQTGGLDEEQIREIQDRVTKLRMLAERKATILKSIESQGKLTPELAEEIQAAPTTKRLEDLYLPFKPKKQTLATVARQRGLEPLAREILEADAAATDLLVRAADFVSPDRELNSAAEVLLGVGHLLAERFSENAELRGRLRKIFQKTGKLVSTKIEPPAAGSPEAAAAAVAAEIIAETTGEEPAADMASDAATDITSVAAETPALHDELAAPSEIASDASDDEEEEAEVDAEAPADVTSEAETEAPATEAAETPAAEATTEAPAADSAAVDMAAAAGSVLPTGRLFEKPAAPIVAPDVKKAKKKKKKKVIGEHAFKDYYAFTEAVGRIPPHRILAINRGERARAIRVKIEADLEAMYRDAEELIVRADHPHADFLRGVLRDALNRLMVPSLEREIRREMTDFAETHAVDVFIRNLRKLLLAQPVRGRRVLAVDPGFKSGCKLVALDEFGNVLGHGMIYVIGKDDRRQKAKNRLAEIIKQYNVSVIAIGNGTGCRETEQLVADVLSNEVAGRDCAYVIVNEAGASIYSTSPLGREELPQYDALQRGAISIGRRLLDPLSEMVKINPANLGVGLYQHDMKAKHLKESLDAVVESCVNFVGVDVNSASPALLRYVSGMNALTARRVYEYRREHGPFHNREDLKKVPGFGDATFVQAAGFLKILGGENALDATSIHPESYSIAIRVLEKIGSDVQELAQAVPLPPKPPEPAPFGLLPDVAPVAVAPAVAEAAPAVEAPAPAPETPAGEAMSSEGGPVDSPAAPGTPAAEPTVADVAVAAAEPIAEPVAEAAAEPVAAEVTPVQLVGIPAATDESLARKIAEQAAAVDVKKLAEELQIGQHLLEDILATLKKPGLDPRDSLSAPLLRRGIMKLEDLEPGMELSGSVLNVVDFGVFVDIGLSDSGLVHISRLADRYIRDPHEVVGVGDVLKVWVVEVDKSRRRVSLTAIAPGSEKPQRPPRGERGPRQPRGDRGPRPQGAEGAAAGAQPSGGQYQGGRPQGSRPQGQGQGQGGQGNRGPRPQPAGAGGPPGGGNRPPRSGGGGGGGRGPGNRGGGRNDRPPRPTTVERAPTKPKVVKPLSKAQETGKEPMRSFGDLLQFLDKKKKPDDK; this comes from the coding sequence ATGAATCAGCCTCATCGGATCGATCTTGCACTTGTCGCCCGCGATCTCCATCTTCCGGTCGACAAGATCGAACGGACGGTGTCGCTGCTCGACGACGGCAACACAGTACCTTTCATCACCCGTTATCGGAAGGATCAAACCGGAGGGCTCGACGAAGAGCAAATCCGTGAGATCCAGGACCGTGTAACGAAGCTCCGCATGCTCGCCGAGCGGAAGGCGACGATCCTTAAATCGATCGAATCGCAAGGGAAACTCACGCCTGAACTGGCGGAAGAGATCCAAGCGGCCCCCACCACCAAGCGTCTGGAAGACCTCTATCTTCCGTTCAAGCCGAAGAAGCAAACCCTGGCCACGGTGGCGCGTCAGCGCGGGCTCGAACCACTCGCCCGTGAAATCCTCGAAGCCGACGCCGCTGCTACCGATCTGCTGGTCCGCGCCGCTGACTTCGTCTCGCCCGATCGCGAACTCAATTCAGCCGCCGAAGTGCTGCTGGGTGTCGGTCACCTGCTGGCCGAGCGTTTCAGCGAAAACGCGGAACTGCGTGGTCGACTCCGAAAAATTTTCCAAAAAACTGGCAAACTTGTCTCGACTAAAATCGAGCCCCCCGCTGCTGGCTCCCCTGAAGCCGCCGCTGCAGCGGTTGCCGCCGAAATTATCGCCGAAACAACCGGTGAAGAGCCCGCTGCCGACATGGCGAGCGATGCTGCCACCGACATCACGTCGGTCGCTGCGGAAACGCCAGCCCTTCACGACGAACTCGCCGCCCCGAGCGAAATCGCTTCCGACGCGAGTGACGACGAAGAGGAAGAGGCTGAAGTTGATGCCGAGGCCCCGGCCGATGTGACCAGTGAAGCCGAAACGGAAGCTCCCGCGACAGAAGCGGCCGAAACACCCGCCGCCGAAGCAACCACAGAAGCCCCCGCTGCCGACTCTGCCGCAGTCGACATGGCCGCTGCTGCCGGAAGCGTGCTCCCGACCGGACGCTTGTTCGAGAAGCCAGCCGCTCCGATCGTTGCGCCTGACGTCAAAAAGGCGAAGAAGAAGAAAAAGAAGAAGGTCATCGGCGAGCATGCCTTCAAAGACTACTACGCCTTCACGGAAGCTGTGGGGCGCATTCCGCCACATCGCATTCTGGCAATCAATCGTGGCGAACGGGCCCGCGCGATTCGCGTCAAGATCGAAGCCGATCTCGAAGCGATGTACCGCGATGCTGAAGAACTGATCGTTCGCGCCGATCATCCGCACGCCGACTTCCTGCGCGGTGTGCTGCGAGATGCGCTCAATCGGCTGATGGTCCCCAGTCTCGAGCGCGAAATTCGCCGCGAGATGACCGACTTCGCCGAGACCCACGCCGTCGATGTCTTCATCCGCAATCTGCGCAAGCTCCTGCTGGCTCAGCCAGTGCGTGGCCGCCGAGTTCTCGCCGTCGATCCAGGTTTCAAGAGTGGCTGTAAGCTCGTAGCCCTCGATGAATTTGGCAATGTCCTCGGCCACGGCATGATCTATGTCATTGGCAAAGACGATCGTCGCCAGAAGGCCAAGAATCGCCTCGCCGAAATCATCAAGCAATACAACGTCTCGGTGATCGCCATCGGCAACGGCACAGGCTGCCGCGAGACCGAACAGCTGGTGGCCGACGTCCTCTCGAACGAAGTCGCTGGGCGCGATTGTGCCTACGTGATTGTGAACGAAGCAGGCGCGAGCATCTACTCGACAAGCCCGCTCGGTCGCGAAGAACTGCCGCAGTACGACGCCCTGCAGCGTGGCGCGATTTCGATCGGTCGCCGCCTGCTCGATCCGCTCTCGGAAATGGTGAAGATCAACCCCGCCAATTTGGGCGTCGGTTTGTATCAACACGACATGAAGGCCAAGCACCTGAAGGAATCGCTCGACGCCGTTGTCGAATCGTGCGTGAACTTCGTCGGTGTCGACGTCAATAGCGCCAGCCCCGCCCTGCTCCGCTATGTCTCGGGCATGAACGCCCTGACCGCTCGCCGCGTGTATGAATATCGCCGCGAACATGGCCCCTTCCATAACCGCGAAGACCTGAAAAAGGTTCCCGGCTTTGGCGATGCCACGTTTGTGCAAGCCGCTGGCTTTTTGAAGATCCTCGGTGGCGAGAACGCACTCGATGCGACCTCCATTCACCCCGAAAGCTACTCGATTGCGATTCGCGTGCTCGAGAAAATCGGCAGCGACGTGCAGGAACTCGCGCAAGCAGTTCCCCTTCCCCCGAAGCCGCCAGAACCAGCGCCGTTTGGCCTGCTTCCCGATGTGGCGCCGGTTGCTGTCGCGCCTGCAGTTGCTGAAGCTGCACCTGCCGTTGAAGCTCCTGCTCCTGCCCCTGAAACACCCGCTGGCGAAGCAATGTCGAGCGAAGGGGGACCAGTCGATTCCCCAGCTGCCCCCGGCACACCAGCCGCCGAGCCCACTGTGGCCGATGTTGCAGTTGCCGCCGCCGAGCCGATTGCAGAACCTGTGGCCGAAGCTGCTGCAGAGCCCGTCGCTGCTGAAGTGACACCGGTGCAGCTTGTCGGAATTCCGGCTGCTACCGACGAGTCGCTCGCTCGCAAAATCGCCGAGCAAGCCGCTGCTGTCGATGTCAAAAAGCTCGCCGAAGAACTCCAAATCGGCCAACACTTGCTCGAAGACATTTTGGCGACCCTCAAGAAGCCAGGTCTCGATCCACGCGATAGTTTGTCGGCTCCGCTCCTGCGTCGCGGCATCATGAAGCTCGAAGATCTCGAGCCTGGCATGGAGCTCTCCGGCAGCGTGCTGAACGTGGTCGACTTCGGCGTGTTCGTCGATATCGGTCTTTCCGATAGTGGCCTCGTGCACATCAGCCGACTGGCCGACCGCTACATTCGCGATCCCCACGAAGTGGTTGGGGTGGGCGATGTGCTGAAGGTCTGGGTCGTCGAAGTCGATAAGTCGCGCCGCCGCGTATCGCTCACTGCCATTGCTCCGGGAAGTGAAAAGCCTCAGCGTCCCCCACGTGGCGAACGTGGTCCGCGTCAGCCTCGCGGCGATCGGGGCCCACGTCCTCAAGGTGCCGAAGGTGCAGCCGCTGGTGCACAGCCTTCAGGTGGTCAGTACCAAGGTGGTCGCCCGCAAGGCAGTCGTCCCCAAGGTCAAGGTCAGGGCCAGGGTGGTCAAGGGAATCGAGGCCCACGTCCTCAGCCTGCTGGTGCTGGCGGACCTCCGGGTGGCGGCAATCGTCCTCCACGCTCCGGTGGTGGCGGAGGAGGCGGTCGCGGTCCTGGGAACCGAGGAGGTGGTCGTAACGATCGTCCACCACGCCCCACTACCGTCGAGCGCGCACCGACCAAGCCCAAGGTCGTCAAGCCGCTGAGCAAGGCCCAGGAAACGGGCAAAGAGCCGATGCGATCGTTCGGCGACTTGCTCCAGTTCCTCGACAAAAAGAAAAAGCCTGACGATAAGTAA
- a CDS encoding metallophosphoesterase family protein, giving the protein MSDDSLRVDASGVAGRSDRRQFLSTMSSLAAGSVALSTLVRGQEVAAQEPNRTQPTAAAEPLLGGPVLQNPSPTGMTVAWATDTLATGWVEYGATAELGQRAEAAANGLKSLSERFLSVRLTGLKAGEPFFYRTVTQPIDFRSAYRIEKGEPIIGATYRFTTPSESAETASFQMINDTHEKLEVLRAITTELAAKPADFTVWNGDIFDDIRSDEQIVAQVLRPAGAAYAATAPVLFTSGNHDVRGKHARALSQAIIDWPHQGSLGRSFAVRQGPLAIIGLDTGEDKPDAHPTFAGLASFEPYRKAQGEWLAQALVRPEIQSAPHLVVFCHIPLWGLPEHNPGDILDGYAYYSRNSQQAWHKHLEQAGVQLVLSGHMHQFRYDEPTAEHSYGQMVGGGPSLQSATIIRGEATAKELIITATGLGGEKLGTWKFASRKRS; this is encoded by the coding sequence ATGTCTGATGATTCTTTGCGCGTTGATGCTAGTGGTGTGGCAGGACGTTCGGATCGGCGCCAGTTTCTCTCCACGATGTCGTCGCTCGCTGCCGGTTCGGTTGCTTTGAGCACGCTGGTACGGGGCCAGGAAGTGGCTGCTCAAGAGCCAAACAGAACGCAGCCCACTGCTGCGGCTGAGCCGCTCCTCGGCGGTCCGGTGCTGCAGAACCCTTCCCCCACTGGCATGACTGTCGCCTGGGCCACCGACACGCTTGCCACAGGCTGGGTTGAGTATGGTGCGACCGCTGAACTCGGCCAGCGGGCCGAAGCGGCAGCCAATGGCCTCAAGTCGCTCAGCGAACGGTTCCTCTCGGTCCGTCTGACGGGGCTGAAGGCTGGAGAGCCGTTTTTCTATCGCACAGTCACTCAGCCGATCGATTTCCGGAGCGCTTATCGAATCGAAAAGGGGGAGCCGATCATCGGCGCGACTTATCGCTTCACGACCCCGAGCGAGTCGGCAGAAACGGCCTCGTTTCAGATGATCAACGACACGCACGAGAAGCTCGAGGTGCTGCGCGCGATCACGACCGAGTTGGCGGCAAAGCCGGCCGACTTCACCGTTTGGAATGGGGACATTTTCGACGACATCCGAAGCGACGAGCAGATCGTGGCGCAGGTGCTGCGGCCTGCCGGTGCAGCGTACGCCGCCACAGCGCCGGTGCTCTTCACCAGTGGCAACCACGATGTGCGCGGCAAGCATGCGCGCGCCCTTTCGCAGGCAATAATCGACTGGCCCCATCAAGGTTCCCTCGGACGATCGTTTGCCGTGCGGCAAGGTCCGCTGGCAATCATCGGGCTCGACACGGGGGAAGATAAGCCCGACGCGCATCCCACGTTTGCAGGGCTGGCGAGTTTCGAGCCGTATCGCAAGGCTCAAGGGGAGTGGTTAGCCCAGGCGCTTGTGCGCCCCGAGATCCAATCGGCACCGCATCTGGTGGTCTTCTGCCACATTCCGCTGTGGGGTCTGCCGGAACATAACCCGGGGGATATCCTCGACGGCTATGCCTACTACTCACGCAATTCGCAGCAGGCGTGGCACAAGCATTTAGAGCAGGCGGGGGTGCAACTGGTGCTCAGCGGGCACATGCACCAGTTTCGTTACGACGAGCCGACAGCCGAGCACAGCTACGGTCAGATGGTGGGTGGCGGCCCGAGTCTCCAATCGGCCACGATCATTCGGGGAGAAGCGACCGCGAAAGAACTGATCATCACCGCCACCGGTCTGGGTGGCGAGAAACTGGGGACCTGGAAGTTTGCGTCACGTAAGCGTTCGTGA
- a CDS encoding ATP-binding protein translates to MASENSNETRHWSFPSSSDTASQVVQEIFAMLEALEWSGHDLFAVHLAIDEAIVNAVRHGNKFDTEKIVEVSVEISPRSFFIEVIDEGLGFNPADVPDPTADENLDKPSGRGVMLMKSFMTEVDYLGRGNHLRMRKVRG, encoded by the coding sequence ATGGCGAGTGAAAACTCCAACGAAACTCGCCACTGGAGTTTTCCCAGCTCCAGCGACACTGCTTCGCAGGTTGTTCAAGAGATCTTTGCGATGCTCGAAGCGCTCGAGTGGAGCGGTCACGATCTGTTTGCCGTGCATCTGGCAATCGACGAAGCGATCGTCAACGCCGTGCGGCACGGCAACAAGTTCGACACAGAAAAGATCGTCGAGGTCTCTGTCGAAATCAGCCCGCGTAGCTTTTTCATCGAAGTGATCGACGAAGGGCTCGGCTTCAATCCTGCCGATGTCCCCGATCCCACCGCCGACGAGAACCTCGACAAACCATCGGGACGTGGCGTGATGCTCATGAAAAGCTTCATGACCGAAGTCGACTACCTCGGCCGCGGCAACCACCTCCGGATGCGAAAAGTCCGAGGCTAA
- a CDS encoding STAS domain-containing protein has product MAVTRRIEVTNFSGTAGDVSLVRFLDRKIIDAANIQELGEELFAIVEKDHKKNLILNFSTVEFLSSAALNKLIILDKKVKAHSGRMRLCNLKPEIYEVFAITRLNQLFDIKNTESEALAGF; this is encoded by the coding sequence ATGGCGGTCACACGTCGGATTGAGGTCACGAATTTCAGCGGCACGGCGGGGGATGTCTCGCTCGTTCGCTTTCTTGATCGTAAGATCATCGACGCTGCCAACATCCAGGAACTGGGCGAAGAGCTGTTCGCGATCGTCGAAAAGGATCACAAGAAAAACTTGATCCTGAACTTCTCGACGGTGGAGTTCCTCAGCTCGGCAGCGCTCAACAAGCTGATCATCCTCGACAAGAAGGTGAAGGCTCACAGCGGTCGGATGCGTCTTTGCAATCTCAAGCCCGAGATTTACGAAGTCTTTGCCATCACCCGCTTGAACCAGCTGTTCGACATCAAGAACACCGAAAGCGAAGCACTCGCCGGTTTCTAA
- a CDS encoding GNAT family N-acetyltransferase: MLTIRAMRLSDYDSVLALWSAAPGVRGLESRDEIARILERNPDLSPLAFHQPAAGAAVLVGAMLACHDGRRGYLYHLAVDPAYRRQGIARKLVEQGLAGLAREGISRCSIYLIDTNVEGRAFWTSLGFRLRDDLVLMAIDLPQSG; encoded by the coding sequence ATGCTTACGATCCGCGCGATGCGTCTTTCCGACTACGACTCTGTCCTGGCACTGTGGTCGGCTGCGCCGGGTGTGCGTGGCCTGGAATCGCGCGACGAAATAGCCCGCATCCTCGAGCGGAATCCCGATCTTTCCCCTCTGGCGTTCCATCAGCCTGCCGCAGGTGCCGCCGTGCTGGTGGGGGCGATGCTCGCCTGTCACGACGGCCGTCGCGGCTATCTCTATCACCTGGCGGTCGATCCTGCCTATCGCCGGCAAGGAATTGCCCGAAAACTGGTCGAGCAAGGGCTCGCCGGACTGGCCCGCGAAGGAATTTCTCGCTGCAGCATCTATTTGATCGACACCAACGTCGAGGGGCGTGCTTTTTGGACTTCCCTCGGCTTTCGACTGCGCGATGACCTCGTGCTGATGGCTATCGATTTGCCCCAAAGTGGGTGA
- a CDS encoding DUF1559 domain-containing protein, with amino-acid sequence MDTDQLVALLQTPKGMAAGGGIAVLLCVAIYMNGCQGDNKDNLRRFALSNAAAESEPPPAPAETPSPEGETPGAEQPAGEQPAAATPEAPTEQPPQVAAASPEATAPAVGQPVNPSAVAPPGSVPPSGTPTAPQAAGENAIAYSQDQPQLIITVTRPEFPLEVERARAQSIDNLQRIAAALEAYSQSTRTYPPLASRDAEGRPLLSWRVHLLPQLGYANLYRQFRLTEPWDSAYNRQLIAQIPPVYMSPERFDEKTNYLAVAGRDRAFFGTIPRSPEEFEDPRDATLVVLEVDDAASVPWTQPIDYAPPSSAPRTSAGHLRADGLFAILATHQVTRVPSTASDFDLAAMFSIDGGEQLPIQDLLATATSAIDSQTVAKASIPEPTLPGVGGVKPMNSAGSSGSLATGPLPQATLDAIDHALHKEKLTPANDIRLPVPDERLLTTAREQLRELYGKEYEAAKRPEDKQNLLKKLVDDSIRLADDPPAYYEALRICLSMSCALGETETALRILELLELKFQFDGLTWRANSLEALAKTVRTQQQIDTLYGEAQRLLILLLNDDNYAAALKSQETLLAIARRRGNRAETNFISQQLKTQIEQTQEAYVEVPAALEKLQANPTDPIACETAGTYFCLLKNRWEVGLPLLVRGENVKLRVVAAIDLEPEKSPKTLVQLGDQYFEMASSSPAVQRLGFHMRAVYYYRQAVPLMTGNLDKLRIEKRLTEIANHYGASTVDRMTAAMNPAPLAADPVAVDQNLD; translated from the coding sequence ATGGACACCGATCAACTCGTTGCGCTATTGCAAACACCGAAGGGAATGGCCGCCGGGGGTGGCATTGCGGTGCTGCTGTGCGTCGCGATCTACATGAACGGCTGTCAGGGAGACAACAAAGACAACCTGAGGCGTTTTGCGCTCTCGAATGCCGCAGCGGAGTCGGAACCACCACCCGCACCTGCCGAGACGCCTAGCCCTGAAGGGGAAACGCCCGGAGCCGAGCAGCCTGCTGGCGAGCAACCTGCAGCCGCAACGCCCGAAGCTCCCACCGAGCAGCCCCCTCAAGTAGCAGCCGCGTCTCCCGAGGCCACAGCGCCTGCAGTTGGTCAGCCCGTCAACCCATCCGCAGTGGCTCCACCTGGATCGGTTCCGCCGAGCGGAACTCCCACCGCGCCGCAGGCTGCTGGCGAGAATGCGATTGCTTATTCGCAAGATCAGCCGCAACTGATCATTACCGTGACACGTCCAGAATTTCCGCTCGAGGTCGAGCGTGCACGAGCACAGTCGATCGACAACTTGCAGCGCATCGCCGCCGCTCTGGAAGCTTACAGCCAAAGCACTCGCACCTACCCACCACTCGCCTCGCGCGATGCGGAAGGACGTCCTCTCTTGTCGTGGCGCGTTCATCTGTTGCCGCAACTTGGCTACGCCAATCTCTATCGCCAATTTCGACTCACCGAGCCTTGGGATAGTGCGTACAACCGTCAGCTCATCGCGCAAATTCCTCCGGTTTACATGAGCCCCGAGCGATTCGACGAGAAAACAAACTACTTGGCGGTAGCAGGTCGCGACCGAGCATTTTTCGGCACGATTCCACGCAGTCCTGAGGAGTTTGAAGATCCGCGCGACGCAACCCTTGTGGTTCTCGAAGTCGATGATGCGGCGAGTGTTCCTTGGACACAGCCGATCGATTATGCGCCACCTAGTTCAGCGCCACGAACAAGCGCCGGTCATTTGCGCGCTGATGGATTATTCGCCATTCTCGCGACCCACCAAGTGACCCGTGTTCCCAGCACGGCCAGCGATTTCGATCTCGCCGCGATGTTCTCCATCGATGGTGGCGAACAACTTCCGATTCAAGATCTGCTGGCCACTGCCACCTCGGCGATCGATTCGCAAACGGTCGCGAAAGCGAGCATTCCCGAGCCCACGCTCCCTGGAGTCGGCGGCGTGAAGCCGATGAATTCGGCGGGATCGTCGGGCTCGCTTGCCACCGGTCCGTTGCCGCAAGCGACGCTCGATGCAATCGATCACGCACTTCACAAAGAGAAGCTCACGCCAGCTAACGACATTCGCCTTCCGGTTCCCGACGAACGGTTGCTCACCACTGCCCGCGAACAGCTTCGCGAACTGTATGGGAAAGAATATGAAGCTGCCAAACGACCAGAAGATAAACAGAATTTGCTGAAGAAACTGGTCGACGACTCGATTCGACTGGCAGATGACCCACCCGCCTACTACGAGGCGCTGCGTATCTGTTTGTCGATGTCGTGTGCCCTTGGAGAGACCGAGACAGCACTGCGGATTCTCGAGCTACTGGAACTCAAGTTTCAGTTCGACGGTCTGACGTGGCGCGCAAACTCCCTCGAGGCGCTGGCGAAAACCGTCCGCACACAGCAGCAGATCGACACGCTTTATGGCGAAGCGCAGCGGCTGCTGATTTTGCTTCTGAACGACGATAACTACGCCGCCGCACTCAAGTCGCAAGAGACACTCCTGGCCATTGCGCGACGACGTGGCAACCGCGCCGAAACGAACTTCATTTCGCAGCAACTCAAAACACAGATCGAGCAGACACAAGAGGCTTATGTTGAAGTTCCTGCAGCACTCGAGAAACTACAAGCCAACCCCACCGATCCGATCGCTTGCGAAACGGCGGGGACCTATTTCTGCCTCCTAAAAAATCGCTGGGAGGTCGGTTTGCCGCTGCTGGTTCGAGGAGAAAACGTCAAGCTGCGCGTCGTCGCCGCGATCGACCTCGAGCCTGAAAAATCCCCCAAGACACTGGTTCAGCTCGGGGATCAGTATTTTGAGATGGCCTCGAGCAGTCCAGCCGTGCAGCGTCTCGGATTTCATATGCGAGCGGTCTATTATTACCGTCAAGCCGTTCCGCTGATGACAGGCAATCTGGACAAGCTGAGGATTGAAAAGCGGCTCACAGAAATCGCTAACCACTACGGCGCATCTACGGTCGACCGCATGACAGCGGCGATGAATCCTGCTCCTCTCGCGGCCGATCCGGTGGCGGTCGATCAGAATCTCGACTAA